A part of Gramella sp. MAR_2010_147 genomic DNA contains:
- a CDS encoding carbon starvation protein A produces the protein MNLIVLIVISGIILVAAYFTYGKYISNKLGINDRNITPSHNLEDGVDYVPTKSPVVLGHHFASIAGAGPIIGPVIAVAFGWIPAVIWILVGGIFFGAVHDLTSMLASVRHQGKSIGYVIERQIGKTGKILFLIFSFSTLILIIGVFADIIAKTFVNNPYVASASILFILLAVVFGLINKILKNTKPAFIITTIIGVILMYFFVYIGMQIPVVLDYKLWIFILMAYAFVASVTPVTFLLQPRDYLTSYLLYGLMIAAVVGVFVANPEVKMDNDIVLYTQDLGYIFPVLFVTVACGAISGFHSLVASGTTSKQLNKESDAKMVGFGGMLIETFLAILSVGAVMVISRTDYVSSLVTDGPVTLFADGLGQIISATGISNALATSFVALTVSAFALTTLDTCTRLARFTFQEFFDGVEHNAGKKIGGNRYIATLIVVFCSVVLLTTGEFTTLWPIFGSANQLLAALALLTVAVWLIKKQVNSYFVLIPMFIMFAVALSSLLLFAVKNFNEGLYILSVLAGTLFLLALVLLWLARNSLKKDVEVNQDVVWGKNQIAKENK, from the coding sequence ATGAATCTTATTGTGCTTATCGTTATTTCCGGAATTATTTTAGTGGCTGCCTACTTTACCTATGGGAAATATATTTCAAATAAGTTAGGGATTAACGACCGCAATATTACTCCCTCCCATAACCTGGAGGACGGTGTGGATTATGTACCTACAAAATCTCCAGTAGTACTCGGGCATCATTTTGCCTCCATCGCAGGTGCAGGTCCAATTATAGGCCCTGTTATAGCTGTTGCCTTTGGTTGGATTCCCGCTGTTATATGGATTTTGGTAGGTGGAATTTTTTTCGGAGCGGTACATGATCTAACCAGTATGCTTGCCTCTGTAAGACATCAGGGAAAATCTATTGGATATGTTATTGAAAGGCAGATCGGAAAAACTGGTAAAATACTTTTCCTGATTTTTAGTTTTTCCACTTTGATCCTCATTATTGGTGTATTTGCAGATATTATAGCAAAGACTTTTGTCAATAATCCATATGTGGCTTCGGCCTCTATTCTATTTATATTGTTAGCCGTTGTTTTTGGTCTGATCAATAAAATTTTAAAGAATACAAAGCCAGCATTTATTATCACCACAATTATTGGAGTAATATTAATGTACTTCTTTGTTTACATTGGTATGCAGATTCCAGTAGTCCTAGATTATAAATTATGGATCTTTATATTGATGGCTTACGCATTTGTAGCCTCAGTAACTCCGGTTACTTTTCTCCTGCAACCTCGTGATTATCTCACTAGTTATTTGCTGTATGGTCTTATGATTGCCGCAGTCGTTGGCGTGTTTGTGGCCAATCCCGAAGTAAAAATGGACAACGATATTGTTCTGTATACGCAGGATCTCGGTTACATATTTCCGGTATTATTTGTTACCGTAGCCTGTGGAGCAATTAGTGGTTTTCATTCTTTAGTAGCTTCCGGAACTACCTCCAAACAGCTTAATAAAGAATCAGATGCCAAAATGGTAGGGTTTGGAGGAATGTTAATAGAGACATTTCTTGCAATTCTATCTGTTGGCGCGGTGATGGTGATTTCAAGGACAGATTACGTAAGCAGTTTAGTTACTGATGGACCCGTCACGCTATTTGCTGATGGTTTAGGACAAATAATTTCAGCTACAGGGATATCTAATGCGTTGGCAACATCTTTTGTAGCCCTAACAGTGTCGGCATTTGCGCTTACCACGCTGGATACTTGCACACGTTTGGCAAGATTTACATTTCAGGAATTTTTTGATGGTGTAGAGCATAATGCGGGAAAGAAAATAGGAGGAAATCGATATATAGCTACTCTTATTGTAGTATTTTGTTCTGTTGTTCTTCTTACCACCGGGGAATTCACTACTCTCTGGCCCATATTTGGTTCTGCAAATCAGTTACTGGCTGCCCTTGCCTTACTTACAGTAGCAGTGTGGTTAATTAAGAAACAGGTGAACTCGTACTTCGTGCTTATTCCCATGTTTATCATGTTTGCAGTAGCTCTTAGTTCTTTACTCCTTTTTGCCGTAAAAAACTTTAATGAAGGTCTTTACATTCTCTCTGTACTCGCAGGCACTCTATTCTTATTAGCCTTAGTACTCTTATGGCTGGCCAGAAATAGTTTGAAAAAAGATGTAGAGGTAAATCAGGATGTGGTATGGGGAAAGAACCAAATTGCTAAAGAAAATAAATAG